A region from the Triticum urartu cultivar G1812 chromosome 1, Tu2.1, whole genome shotgun sequence genome encodes:
- the LOC125532565 gene encoding ankyrin repeat-containing protein At2g01680-like, giving the protein MASSTGIAPPVLAMPSSTGNVGESSSNALAVGLWDAQQLEKKPSGSNDLPAAAGRERKPVPINPLLLASASFGSWMAMNYLFSKEDKQAPPMVQPTQVFLDLLVGYPAGNITEGRLTVQQACKDVENVVDQPASPTTALLLKGVTAMGDTALHSVASNGDSDKFLMCVSIIIERDQGLLFAVNKMGDTPLHCAARAGVAKHMVNWNTSLTTYGDRHGITPLHFASGVGGSISNEFRQLLEANPAPVYQATNNGFFPIHVAASVGTKFTISIILAKFPSSAGLRTAQGRTFLHVAVERKRLDIVSFVCQTPSLDWILNMRDNDGNTALHLAVRAGKLRTFCPLYGNKGVHLSLANNKSQTPLDIARALLPHGMHYEWNSDCQIYRALLSGGARHSFLVPHQIEGNYSNQSKQKQVEEAEKVKESSQILGIGSVLITTVAFGATFAVPGGFIADDHTNRGTPTLAGTYTFDAFMMANALAFICASIATVGLMFSGSPLINMKSRRINLNTSVYFLYSSVTCLSAAFGLGVYMVLAEVAEATGIVICVLSPLVALYGGLEVLMKFCILAQPVWVRLGPVRASKWLAYTLVSILLMGLWPFIIIFGWAAIARKLRNH; this is encoded by the exons ATGGCGTCGAGCACCGGCATTGCACCTCCGGTGTTGGCGATGCCATCGAGCACCGGCAATGTTGGAGAGAGCTCGTCAAATGCTCTGGCGGTTGGTCTTTGGGATGCCCAGCAGTTGGAGAAGAAGCCGTCCGGCAGCAATGATTTGCCTGCTGCAGCTGGCCGGGAAAGGAAGCCGGTGCCTATAAATCCCTTGCTGCTGGCATCGGCAAGTTTTGGCTCCTGGATGGCAATGAATTATCTTTTCAGCAAGGAAGACAAACAAGCACCACCAATGGTCCAGCCTACTCAGGTATTTCTTGACTTGCTAGTGGGATACCCTGCCGGCAACATCACTGAAGGAAGATTGACGGTGCAGCAAGCTTGTAAAGATGTAGAAAATGTGGTTGATCAGCCTGCTTCACCCACAACGGCTCTGCTTCTGAAGGGCGTCACTGCCATGGGAGACACCGCACTACATTCGGTTGCAAGCAATGGTGACAGCGATAAATTCTTGATGTGTGTTAGCATCATCATCGAGAGGGACCAAGGCCTCCTGTTTGCAGTGAATAAAATGGGAGACACGCCCTTGCATTGTGCTGCCAGAGCAG GTGTCGCAAAACATATGGTGAACTGGAATACTAGCCTTACCACTTATGGGGATAGACACGGGATTACACCTCTTCACTTCGCTTCAGGTGTCGGCGGTTCTATTTCTAATGAATTCAGACAGTTATTAGAAGCTAACCCAGCACCAGTATACCAGGCAACTAACAATGGATTTTTTCCTATACATGTTGCTGCCTCTGTGGGCACGAAATTTACCATAAGCATTATTCTTGCAAAGTTTCCTAGTAGTGCCGGATTGCGCACTGCTCAGGGACGGACATTCCTTCATGTTGCAGTTGAGAGAAAAAGATTGGACATAGTCTCCTTTGTATGCCAAACTCCTTCTTTAGACTGGATTTTAAATATGCGAGACAATGATGGCAACACTGCATTGCATTTGGCAGTCCGGGCTGGAAAGCTTCGAACTTTTTGTCCTCTATATGGGAACAAAGGAGTGCACTTAAGTTTAGCAAATAACAAAAGCCAGACTCCCCTTGATATCGCCAGAGCCTTGCTTCCTCATGGAATGCATTACGAATGG AACAGTGATTGCCAGATATACCGGGCACTCTTATCGGGCGGTGCTAGACATAGTTTTCTTGTCCCGCATCAGATTGAAGGAAATTATAGTAATCAATCAAAACAAAAGCAGGTTGAAGAAGCAGAGAAGGTGAAAGAGTCAAGCCAAATACTAGGCATCGGTTCAGTTTTAATAACAACTGTGGCATTTGGTGCAACTTTTGCTGTTCCCGGAGGCTTCATAGCGGACGATCATACCAACAGAGGCACACCAACACTTGCTGGGACGTATACATTTGACGCGTTCATGATGGCCAATGCGTTAGCTTTCATTTGCGCCTCGATAGCTACTGTTGGTCTCATGTTCTCTGGATCTCCTTTGATTAACATGAAGAGCCGCAGAATCAACTTGAACACATCTGTGTACTTTTTGTATAGTTCGGTCACATGCTTGTCTGCTGCTTTTGGACTGGGTGTCTATATGGTGCTAGCTGAAGTTGCTGAAGCTACTGGCATTGTGATCTGTGTGCTCAGTCCTCTCGTAGCTCTATATGGAGGTCTTGAAGTCTTAATGAAGTTCTGTATTCTTGCACAACCGGTATGGGTTCGGCTGGGACCAGTTCGCGCATCAAAGTGGCTTGCATACACGCTTGTTTCCATACTGTTGATGGGACTTTGGCCCTTCATTATTATCTTTGGTTGGGCTGCAATTGCACGGAAGCTCCGAAACCACTGA